The Diorhabda sublineata isolate icDioSubl1.1 chromosome 6, icDioSubl1.1, whole genome shotgun sequence genome includes a window with the following:
- the LOC130446131 gene encoding zinc finger and BTB domain-containing protein 17 isoform X1 — translation MDQQFCLRWNNHPTNLTDVLSSLLRREALCDVTLACDGETFKAHQTILSACSPYFETIFIQNSHPHPIVFLKDVNYNEMKALLDFMYKGEVNVSQNLLPMFLKTAEALQIRGLTDNNSLSKNDELSEVPRRERDRLVERDSPPVEKRKRKSSSNCDMTSNSDRFNDTQASQRANPNVPKLNPISPVDRDTNSGPEDMRISSPLIKQEPLHDSNLTIDSFHSMSEALQTINSRGREGDFETLPTPVFQQPPPIKQIEYQLDKVPSTIVIEDISTRSISNLWNKTKQEYHNFGDYSNVSTVNYRTSKSIDIKPQECSVIQDPTFVQNKPTVGRKYSKFRPNWMDLYMWLQYDENKNIMFCKYCRKWSHEVPDIRTSFAIGNSNFRLEIVNHHDKCKAHKLCMAKEFTMNSNNNNDTMNTVLGGSSSS, via the exons ATGGATCAGCAATTTTGTCTAAGATGGAACAACCATCCGACAAACCTAACAGATGTACTAAGCAGTCTCTTAAGAAGAGAAGCACTATGTGATGTAACTTTAGCTTGTGATGGAGAAACTTTTAAAGCCCACCAAACGATCCTCTCAGCATGTAGCCCCtatttcgaaacaatttttatacaaaattccCACCCTCATCCGATAGTTTTTCTTAAAGATGTCAATTACAACGAAATGAAAGCACTATTAGATTTTATGTATAAAGGTGAAGTGAATGTGTCACAAAATTTGCTACCGATGTTCCTAAAAACTGCAGAAGCCTTGCAAATTAGGGGTCTCACAGACAACAATTCCTTAAGCAAAAATGACGAATTATCAGAAGTGCCAAGAAGGGAAAGGGATAGGTTAGTTGAAAGAGATAGCCCTCCGGTGGAAAAAAGGAAACGAAAATCATCGTCAAACTGTGATATGACATCAAACTCTGACAGGTTTAATGATACTCAG gCATCTCAAAGAGCAAATCCAAATGTACCAAAGTTAAATCCCATATCGCCTGTTGATAGGGATACAAATTCAGGTCCAGAGGATATGAGAATATCCTCCCCTTTGATAAAACAGGAACCTCTACACGATTCCAACCTAACAATCGATTCCTTTCATTCAATGTCAGAAGCATTACAGACG ATCAATTCTCGGGGGAGAGAAGGCGACTTTGAAACTCTACCAACGCCAGTGTTCCAACAACCGCCACCGATTAAACAAATAGAATATCAACTGGATAAAGTACCTTCCACCATTGTTATCGAAGATATATCAACTAGAAGTATTAGTAATTTATGGAATAAAACCAAACAAGAATATCATAATTTTGGAGACTATAGTAACGTATCGACAGTTAATTATAGAACATCCAAGTCGATAGATATTAAACCCCAAGAATGTTCCGTTATACAAGATCCTACTTTTGTACAAAACAAGCCTACAGTGGGAAGAAAATACAGCAAATTCAGACCCAATTGGATGGACCTTTATATGTGGTTGCAAtacgatgaaaataaaaatataatgttttgCAAATATTGTAGAAAATGGAGTCACGAAGTACCTGATATACGTACATCTTTCGCCATAGGAAATTCGAATTTCAGATTGGAGATCGTTAACCATCATGACAAATGCAAAGCGCACAAATTGTGTATGGCTAAGGAATTTACtatgaattcaaataataacaATGATACCATGAATACCGTCCTAGGAGGAAGTTCTTCGAGTTGA